The following proteins come from a genomic window of Streptomyces sp. GS7:
- a CDS encoding siderophore-interacting protein gives MTTTAAPATAPYRFFDVHVVRARRLSTSMVRITFGGERLDELISGGRDQRFKLFLPQPHQAVPVFDDTGDGWYTAWRAQDPAERPVMRSYTIREQRPATGEFDVDFALHGADGPAAAVAGGPASRWAARARPGDRLTVLAPAVEDNGGVDFRPPPGTDWILLTGDETALPAIAGILSWLSPGTRAKVWIEIGHEDDRQQLPTFADADVTWLVRDPATAAHTEPVRDALRTAELPAGTPYAWIAGEAGTVKAVRRHLVGERGFDRRAVKFTGYWRRGATEEDLIAELTAAAAQRTGQAA, from the coding sequence ATGACCACGACCGCCGCCCCCGCCACCGCGCCGTACCGCTTCTTCGACGTCCATGTCGTCCGCGCCCGGCGGCTGAGTACGTCCATGGTCCGGATCACCTTCGGCGGCGAACGGCTCGACGAGCTGATCTCCGGCGGCCGGGACCAGCGCTTCAAGCTGTTCCTCCCGCAGCCCCACCAGGCGGTGCCGGTCTTCGACGACACGGGCGACGGCTGGTACACCGCCTGGCGGGCCCAGGACCCGGCCGAACGGCCCGTGATGCGCTCGTACACCATCCGCGAACAGCGCCCCGCGACCGGCGAGTTCGACGTGGACTTCGCGCTGCACGGCGCCGACGGCCCGGCCGCGGCGGTGGCCGGCGGCCCGGCCAGCCGGTGGGCCGCACGCGCCCGGCCCGGCGACCGGCTGACCGTCCTCGCCCCGGCCGTCGAGGACAACGGCGGGGTCGACTTCCGGCCGCCGCCCGGCACCGACTGGATCCTGCTCACCGGCGACGAGACGGCGCTGCCCGCCATCGCCGGGATCCTGTCCTGGCTCTCCCCCGGCACCCGGGCCAAGGTCTGGATCGAGATCGGGCACGAGGACGACCGGCAGCAGCTGCCGACCTTCGCCGACGCCGACGTCACCTGGCTCGTCCGGGACCCGGCCACGGCCGCCCACACCGAGCCCGTACGGGACGCGCTGCGCACCGCCGAACTGCCCGCGGGCACGCCCTACGCCTGGATCGCCGGCGAGGCCGGCACCGTGAAGGCGGTGCGCAGGCACCTCGTCGGGGAGCGCGGATTCGACCGCCGGGCCGTCAAGTTCACCGGCTACTGGCGGCGCGGCGCCACTGAGGAGGACCTGATCGCGGAGCTGACCGCCGCGGCGGCGCAGCGCACCGGGCAAGCTGCCTGA
- a CDS encoding ABC transporter substrate-binding protein: MRTPRSVSPSRRGILAAGGAVGIGALLAACGGGKGSGGGNGGAEGGPWSFTDDRGQKVSLPHTPQRIVAFTGTAAALHDFGAADRIVGVFGPTKLPDGKPDPQAGDLDVDKVTILGNAYNQFNVEKYAGLSPDLLVTNMYEPGALWFVPDDSKDKIAKLAPSVAVTSSRVPLDRIVARYAQLATALGADLKAKKVADAKARFEKAAEALRKAAKAHPVKVLACSGSADLFYASNPGINADLMYFTSLGVDLIVPDHLDKGGYFESLSWENADKYPADVLLLDNRTATLQPKDLAAKPAWNKLPAVKAGQITPWSSEPRFSYAGAAPLLESLTKAIEGARKVN, translated from the coding sequence ATGAGAACCCCCCGAAGCGTATCCCCGTCCCGCCGCGGCATCCTGGCCGCGGGCGGCGCCGTCGGCATCGGCGCGCTGCTCGCCGCCTGCGGTGGGGGCAAGGGTTCGGGGGGCGGCAACGGCGGTGCCGAGGGCGGCCCGTGGTCCTTCACCGACGACCGCGGGCAGAAGGTCTCCCTCCCCCACACCCCGCAGCGCATCGTCGCGTTCACCGGCACCGCCGCCGCGCTGCACGACTTCGGCGCCGCCGACCGGATCGTCGGCGTCTTCGGCCCCACCAAGCTCCCGGACGGCAAGCCCGATCCACAGGCCGGCGACCTCGACGTCGACAAGGTCACCATCCTCGGCAACGCCTACAACCAGTTCAACGTCGAGAAGTACGCCGGCCTGAGCCCCGATCTGCTCGTCACCAACATGTACGAGCCGGGCGCCCTCTGGTTCGTCCCGGACGACAGCAAGGACAAGATCGCCAAGCTCGCCCCGAGCGTGGCCGTCACCTCCTCCCGGGTCCCGCTCGACCGGATCGTCGCGCGCTACGCGCAGCTCGCCACGGCACTCGGCGCGGACCTGAAGGCCAAGAAGGTCGCCGACGCCAAGGCCCGCTTCGAGAAGGCCGCCGAGGCGCTGCGCAAGGCCGCCAAGGCCCACCCGGTCAAGGTGCTCGCCTGCTCCGGCAGCGCCGACCTCTTCTACGCCTCCAACCCGGGCATCAACGCCGACCTCATGTACTTCACGTCCCTCGGCGTCGACCTGATCGTCCCGGACCACCTGGACAAGGGCGGCTACTTCGAGAGCCTCAGCTGGGAGAACGCCGACAAGTACCCGGCCGACGTGCTCCTGCTGGACAACCGCACCGCCACCCTCCAGCCCAAGGACCTGGCCGCCAAGCCCGCCTGGAACAAGCTCCCCGCCGTCAAGGCCGGCCAGATCACCCCCTGGTCCAGCGAGCCGCGCTTCTCCTACGCGGGCGCCGCACCGCTCCTCGAATCGCTCACCAAGGCCATCGAGGGCGCCAGGAAGGTCAACTGA
- a CDS encoding FecCD family ABC transporter permease, with amino-acid sequence MLVDSPPAATAAPAPAAPRRRPVIRSAGLLASVAGLAVITVLGIAVGAKQIPLDQVWHGVFHYSGSDTDVIVRDVRVPRTLLGLLAGAALGLAGTVMQALTRNPLADPGVLGINAGASAAVVSGISFLGVTSLTGYVWFAFAGAAVVSVAVYALGGTRNATPVRLALAGTALTAVLTGYLNAVNLLDNAALDKMRFWTVGSLAAATMPTVTEVAPFLAAGALLALLLARPLNAVALGDDQARALGARLTRTRVLAMLAVTLLCGGATAACGPIVYVGLMVPHAVRAVTGPDMRWILPYSAVLSPVLLLGADVLGRVVARPGELQVGIVTAVIGGPVFIYLVRRRRMAQL; translated from the coding sequence GTGTTGGTTGACAGTCCCCCCGCAGCAACAGCGGCACCGGCCCCCGCGGCCCCCCGCCGACGCCCCGTCATACGGTCGGCCGGGCTGCTCGCCTCCGTGGCCGGGCTCGCCGTGATCACCGTCCTCGGCATCGCCGTCGGCGCCAAACAGATACCCCTCGACCAGGTGTGGCACGGGGTGTTCCACTACTCCGGCTCCGACACCGACGTCATCGTCCGCGACGTGCGGGTACCCCGCACCCTCCTCGGCCTGCTCGCCGGCGCCGCCCTCGGCCTCGCCGGCACGGTCATGCAGGCGCTGACCCGCAACCCCCTCGCCGACCCCGGGGTCCTCGGCATCAACGCCGGCGCCTCGGCCGCCGTCGTCTCCGGCATCAGCTTCCTCGGCGTCACCTCGCTGACCGGCTATGTGTGGTTCGCGTTCGCCGGCGCCGCGGTGGTCTCGGTGGCGGTCTACGCCCTCGGCGGCACCCGCAACGCCACCCCCGTGCGGCTCGCCCTCGCCGGCACCGCGCTCACCGCCGTCCTCACCGGCTACCTCAACGCCGTCAACCTGCTGGACAACGCGGCGCTGGACAAGATGCGCTTCTGGACGGTCGGTTCGCTGGCCGCCGCGACCATGCCCACGGTCACCGAGGTCGCGCCGTTCCTCGCGGCCGGCGCGCTCCTGGCGCTGCTGCTCGCCCGGCCGCTGAACGCCGTCGCGCTCGGCGACGACCAGGCGCGGGCACTGGGCGCGCGGCTGACCCGCACCCGGGTGCTGGCGATGCTCGCGGTCACCCTGCTGTGCGGCGGGGCGACCGCCGCCTGCGGCCCGATCGTCTACGTCGGCCTGATGGTGCCGCATGCCGTACGGGCCGTCACCGGACCGGACATGCGCTGGATCCTGCCGTACTCGGCGGTGCTCTCGCCGGTGCTGCTGCTGGGCGCGGACGTGCTCGGCCGGGTCGTGGCCCGGCCCGGCGAACTCCAGGTGGGCATCGTCACGGCCGTCATCGGCGGCCCGGTCTTCATCTATCTCGTACGGCGTCGGAGGATGGCCCAGCTGTGA
- a CDS encoding FecCD family ABC transporter permease, with amino-acid sequence MSERSERTKVTAGARPTRRIRAVRTGSGLSVRLDVRAVLAGLTLLAVALAAAVALVGSGDYPMTPSEVLSTLTGGGTPGQQFIVQELRLPRVLVGLLVGAAFGIAGAVFQTVSRNPLGSPDMLGFAQGSSAGALVAIVYFHSGPYGVAAGSVVGGVATGLAIFLLAWKRGIHGYRFVLVGIGAAAMLYAVVLYLLTKATIHEATRATTWMTGSLNGRDWDQVWPLAAVCAVLVPLVLRFGRPLRMLEMGDDAASALGVRVERVRITALLAAVVLVAAGTAAAGPISFVALTAPQLARRLTRSPGPNLLPAALMGAALLVAADVASQGLFGADQLPVGVLTGILGGGYLVWLLFTERKAGRV; translated from the coding sequence GTGAGTGAGCGTAGCGAGCGAACCAAGGTGACGGCCGGGGCGCGGCCCACCCGACGCATCCGGGCGGTCCGCACCGGGAGCGGGCTCTCGGTCCGGCTCGACGTGCGCGCCGTCCTCGCCGGACTGACGCTGCTGGCCGTCGCGCTGGCCGCCGCGGTCGCGCTGGTCGGCTCCGGCGACTACCCGATGACGCCCTCCGAGGTGCTGAGCACCCTCACCGGCGGCGGCACCCCCGGCCAGCAGTTCATCGTGCAGGAACTCCGGTTGCCCCGGGTGCTGGTGGGGCTGCTGGTCGGCGCCGCCTTCGGCATCGCCGGGGCGGTCTTCCAGACCGTCTCCCGCAACCCGCTCGGCAGCCCGGACATGCTCGGCTTCGCCCAGGGCTCCTCGGCCGGCGCGCTGGTCGCCATCGTCTACTTCCACAGCGGCCCCTACGGCGTCGCCGCCGGCTCCGTCGTCGGCGGTGTGGCCACCGGCCTCGCCATCTTCCTGCTCGCCTGGAAGCGCGGCATCCACGGCTACCGCTTCGTCCTCGTCGGCATCGGCGCCGCCGCGATGCTCTACGCCGTCGTGCTCTACCTGCTGACCAAGGCGACCATCCACGAGGCGACCCGGGCCACCACCTGGATGACCGGATCACTCAACGGCCGGGACTGGGACCAGGTCTGGCCGCTGGCCGCGGTCTGCGCCGTCCTCGTCCCCCTGGTGCTCCGCTTCGGACGTCCGCTGCGGATGCTGGAGATGGGCGACGACGCGGCGTCCGCGCTGGGCGTACGGGTCGAGCGGGTCCGGATCACCGCGCTGCTGGCGGCCGTCGTGCTGGTCGCGGCCGGCACCGCGGCGGCCGGACCGATCTCCTTCGTGGCGCTCACCGCGCCCCAACTCGCCCGGCGGCTCACCCGGTCACCCGGCCCCAACCTGCTGCCCGCCGCCCTGATGGGCGCCGCCCTGCTGGTCGCCGCGGACGTCGCCTCGCAGGGGCTGTTCGGCGCCGACCAGCTGCCGGTGGGCGTGCTGACCGGAATCCTCGGCGGCGGCTACCTCGTGTGGCTGCTGTTCACCGAGCGGAAGGCCGGACGGGTGTGA
- a CDS encoding ABC transporter ATP-binding protein gives MTRLTAENVTLAYDQRVIAENLSVAIPDHSFTVIVGPNACGKSTLLRALSRMLRPAAGSVLLDGAAISSLPAKKVARTLGLLPQSSIAPDGITVADLVARGRYPHQGLLRQWSAEDERIVRESMAATGVGELADRYVDELSGGQRQRVWIAMALAQQTPLFLLDEPTTYLDIQHQIEVLDLCAELHEEQGRTLVAVLHDLNHAARYATHLIAMKNGEVIAEGAPADIVTADLVERVFGIGCQIIDDPETGTPLVVPAARRPRRAASPAAVTAAS, from the coding sequence GTGACCCGTCTCACGGCCGAGAACGTCACCCTCGCCTACGACCAGCGGGTGATCGCCGAGAACCTCTCGGTCGCCATCCCCGACCACTCCTTCACCGTCATCGTCGGCCCGAACGCCTGCGGCAAGTCCACCCTGTTGCGCGCGCTCTCCCGGATGCTCAGGCCGGCCGCCGGCTCGGTGCTGCTCGACGGCGCCGCGATCTCCTCGCTCCCGGCCAAGAAGGTCGCCAGGACGCTCGGGCTGCTGCCGCAGTCCTCGATCGCCCCCGACGGGATCACCGTCGCCGACCTCGTGGCCCGCGGGCGCTACCCGCACCAGGGCCTGCTCCGCCAGTGGTCGGCCGAGGACGAGCGGATCGTCCGGGAGTCGATGGCGGCGACCGGCGTCGGCGAACTCGCCGACCGCTACGTCGACGAACTCTCCGGCGGCCAGCGGCAGCGCGTCTGGATCGCCATGGCACTGGCCCAGCAGACCCCGCTGTTCCTCCTCGACGAGCCGACGACGTACCTGGACATCCAGCACCAGATCGAGGTCCTGGACCTCTGCGCCGAACTGCACGAGGAGCAGGGGCGCACCCTCGTCGCGGTGCTGCACGACCTCAACCACGCGGCCCGCTACGCCACCCACCTCATCGCCATGAAGAACGGCGAGGTGATCGCCGAGGGCGCGCCGGCCGACATCGTCACCGCCGACCTGGTCGAGCGGGTCTTCGGCATCGGCTGCCAGATCATCGACGACCCGGAGACCGGCACCCCGCTGGTCGTCCCGGCCGCCCGCCGGCCGCGCCGGGCCGCCTCCCCGGCGGCCGTCACAGCAGCGTCCTGA
- a CDS encoding sterol-binding protein: MATHDQCRAALDRLAQNLSSAQGDVRSAAALDRSLSCRITDLDTTFLGRLADGTIRDVTSVPGPPPHKAEIRLTMAGDDLVALVDGRLNFAVAWGTGRVKLEAGLRDLLRLRTLL; encoded by the coding sequence ATGGCAACCCACGACCAGTGCCGCGCCGCGCTCGACCGGCTGGCCCAGAACCTGTCCTCGGCGCAGGGCGACGTGCGCAGCGCCGCCGCGCTCGACCGTTCGCTCAGCTGCCGCATCACGGATCTCGACACGACCTTCCTCGGGCGGCTGGCCGACGGCACGATCCGGGACGTCACCAGCGTTCCCGGCCCACCCCCGCACAAGGCCGAGATCCGGCTCACGATGGCCGGGGACGACCTCGTCGCGCTGGTGGACGGCCGGCTCAACTTCGCCGTGGCGTGGGGCACCGGCCGGGTCAAGCTGGAGGCCGGGCTGCGCGATCTGCTGCGGCTCAGGACGCTGCTGTGA
- a CDS encoding TlyA family RNA methyltransferase, with amino-acid sequence MAGVARRRLDAELVRRKLARSREHASQLIAAGRVTVAGARATKPATQVETSAALVVRADENDPDYVSRGGHKLAGAFAAFVPRGLRIEGRRALDAGASTGGFTDVLLRAGAGHVVAVDVGYGQLAWSLQSDDRVTVKDRTNVRELTLEQIDAQPVDLVVGDLSFIPLGLVLPALVGCAAPDADLVLMVKPQFEVGKERLGSGGVVRSARLRAEAVCAVADRAAELGLGVLGVTASPLPGPSGNVEYFLWLRAGAPALDPADVDRAVAEGPR; translated from the coding sequence GTGGCAGGAGTGGCACGACGCCGACTCGACGCGGAGCTGGTGCGCCGCAAGCTGGCCCGCTCCCGGGAGCACGCGAGCCAGCTGATCGCCGCGGGCCGGGTGACCGTCGCCGGGGCGAGGGCGACCAAACCGGCCACCCAGGTGGAGACCAGCGCGGCCCTGGTCGTCCGCGCCGACGAGAACGACCCCGACTACGTCTCGCGCGGCGGCCACAAGCTCGCCGGCGCGTTCGCCGCCTTCGTCCCGCGCGGACTGCGGATCGAGGGCAGGCGGGCCCTGGACGCCGGCGCCTCGACCGGCGGCTTCACCGACGTCCTGCTGCGGGCCGGCGCCGGCCATGTCGTGGCCGTCGACGTCGGCTACGGGCAGCTCGCCTGGTCGCTCCAGAGCGACGACCGGGTCACCGTGAAGGACCGTACCAACGTACGCGAGTTGACGCTGGAGCAGATCGACGCGCAGCCCGTCGACCTCGTCGTCGGCGACCTCTCGTTCATCCCGCTGGGCCTCGTCCTGCCCGCGCTGGTCGGCTGCGCCGCGCCGGACGCGGACCTGGTGCTGATGGTCAAGCCGCAGTTCGAGGTCGGCAAGGAGCGGCTGGGCAGCGGCGGCGTGGTGCGCAGCGCCCGGCTGCGGGCCGAGGCGGTGTGCGCGGTCGCGGACCGGGCGGCCGAACTGGGGCTGGGCGTCCTCGGCGTGACCGCGAGCCCGTTGCCCGGACCGTCGGGCAATGTCGAGTACTTTCTGTGGCTGCGCGCCGGGGCGCCTGCACTCGACCCGGCGGATGTCGACCGTGCAGTGGCGGAGGGGCCCCGTTGA
- a CDS encoding NAD kinase, which yields MTTTQAVEGSAAQENSRAGRTVFLLAHTGRPAAIRSAELVVQGLLRSGIGVRVLAEEAADLPLPPSVVRVESEQCAAEGCELLVVLGGDGTLLRGADFARTSGVPMLGVNLGRVGFLAEAERDDLDKVVDRVVTRAYEVEERMTLDVLVRNNGTVVHTDWALNEASVEKAARERMLEVVTEVDGRPVSRFGGDGVVCATPTGSTAYAFSAGGPVVWPEVEALLMVPISAHALFAKPLVTSPRSVLAVEVQPKTPHGVLWCDGRRTVELPAGARVEVRRGAVPVRLARLHHASFTDRLVAKFALPVAGWRGAPH from the coding sequence TTGACCACAACCCAGGCAGTTGAAGGCAGCGCAGCACAGGAGAACAGCCGCGCCGGGCGGACGGTGTTCCTGCTCGCGCACACCGGCCGCCCGGCGGCCATCCGCAGCGCCGAACTCGTCGTCCAGGGACTGCTGCGCAGCGGGATCGGGGTGCGGGTACTGGCGGAGGAGGCCGCGGATCTGCCGCTCCCGCCGTCGGTCGTGCGCGTCGAGTCCGAGCAGTGCGCGGCCGAGGGCTGCGAACTGCTGGTCGTCCTCGGCGGGGACGGCACGCTGCTGCGCGGCGCGGACTTCGCCCGGACGTCCGGGGTGCCGATGCTGGGCGTCAACCTCGGCCGGGTCGGCTTCCTCGCCGAGGCCGAGCGCGACGACCTCGACAAGGTCGTCGACCGGGTCGTCACCCGCGCCTACGAGGTCGAGGAGCGGATGACGCTGGACGTCCTGGTCCGCAACAACGGCACCGTCGTCCACACCGACTGGGCGCTCAACGAGGCGTCCGTCGAGAAGGCCGCCCGCGAGCGGATGCTGGAGGTGGTCACCGAGGTCGACGGCCGGCCGGTGTCCCGCTTCGGCGGCGACGGAGTGGTCTGCGCGACGCCGACCGGCTCAACCGCGTACGCCTTCTCCGCCGGCGGGCCGGTGGTCTGGCCCGAGGTCGAGGCGCTGCTGATGGTGCCGATCAGCGCCCATGCCCTGTTCGCCAAGCCGCTGGTCACCTCGCCGCGCTCGGTGCTCGCGGTCGAGGTGCAGCCCAAGACCCCGCACGGGGTGCTGTGGTGCGACGGCCGGCGGACCGTCGAACTCCCCGCCGGCGCCCGCGTCGAGGTCCGCCGCGGCGCCGTCCCGGTACGTCTGGCGCGGCTGCACCACGCGTCGTTCACGGACCGCCTGGTCGCCAAGTTCGCCCTCCCGGTGGCGGGGTGGCGGGGGGCGCCGCACTAG
- a CDS encoding S41 family peptidase, with the protein MSAPAPHRPEPGPHRPQRPRTTALLHSALAAVAALAALTATGCAPPAAAARAAARAPSLDGVWRTEGYGTLVAIKGRTLRTYETTAVSCLPGSVTGTRSGAPDAHGASRFTVPDQAPLTVSPAGAGRARLAFDDNVGGRTLHRVGALPERCGRRPSRDPRAVFDVFWRTYAENYPFFRAKGIDWTAVRDRYRPRITAHTTDAQLFAVLREMIEPLHDAHTRVVAGPDRRFAGRRPGTELPTPETAARIDGAIATNLGAGTVQQHWAQGKLSYADLPGRIGYFRVTQFADYTEKGDYAGDVAELDRALDAVFTRARTQGPTALRGLVIDLRLNGGGADPLGLRIASRLTGHPYLAYRKRARNDPRDPGAFTTPEPIRVRPHRGPVYTGPVAVLTGRLTISAGETFTQSLMGRSPAPTRIGENTQGVFSDVLERSLPNGWTFGLPNEEFLTADGRTFDGPGIPPALAAPVFTEAELAARRDSALTRARELLARGARVGGR; encoded by the coding sequence ATGAGCGCCCCGGCACCGCACCGCCCGGAACCCGGCCCCCACCGCCCCCAACGTCCCCGCACCACGGCCCTGTTGCACTCCGCACTGGCCGCCGTGGCCGCCCTCGCCGCGCTCACCGCCACCGGCTGCGCGCCCCCGGCCGCCGCCGCCCGCGCCGCCGCCCGTGCTCCGTCCCTGGACGGCGTCTGGCGGACGGAGGGCTACGGCACCCTCGTCGCCATCAAGGGCCGCACCCTGCGGACGTACGAGACCACCGCCGTCAGCTGCCTGCCCGGTTCCGTCACCGGCACCCGGTCCGGCGCCCCCGACGCGCACGGCGCGAGCCGCTTCACGGTCCCGGACCAGGCGCCGCTGACCGTCTCCCCGGCGGGCGCCGGCCGCGCCCGGCTGGCCTTCGACGACAACGTGGGCGGCCGCACCCTGCACCGCGTCGGCGCGCTGCCCGAGCGGTGCGGCCGGCGCCCGTCCCGGGACCCCCGGGCGGTCTTCGACGTCTTCTGGCGGACCTACGCGGAGAACTACCCCTTCTTCCGCGCGAAGGGGATCGACTGGACCGCGGTCCGCGACCGCTACCGGCCGCGGATCACCGCACACACCACCGACGCCCAACTCTTCGCGGTGCTGCGCGAGATGATCGAGCCGCTGCACGACGCGCACACCCGCGTCGTGGCCGGTCCCGACCGGCGGTTCGCCGGCAGACGCCCCGGCACCGAGCTGCCCACCCCGGAAACCGCCGCCCGTATCGACGGGGCGATCGCCACGAACCTCGGGGCCGGCACCGTGCAGCAGCACTGGGCCCAGGGCAAGCTCTCCTACGCCGATCTCCCGGGCCGGATCGGCTACTTCCGGGTCACCCAGTTCGCCGACTACACCGAGAAGGGCGACTACGCCGGCGATGTCGCCGAGCTGGACCGCGCGCTGGACGCGGTGTTCACCAGGGCCCGTACGCAGGGGCCCACCGCGCTGCGCGGCCTCGTCATCGACCTGCGGCTCAACGGCGGCGGCGCGGACCCCCTCGGCCTGCGGATCGCCTCGCGGCTCACCGGCCACCCGTACCTCGCGTACCGCAAGCGGGCCCGCAACGACCCCCGCGACCCGGGCGCGTTCACCACTCCCGAGCCGATCCGGGTCCGCCCGCACCGGGGCCCGGTCTACACGGGCCCGGTGGCCGTCCTCACCGGCCGGCTGACGATCAGCGCCGGGGAGACCTTCACCCAGTCCCTGATGGGCCGCTCCCCCGCCCCCACCCGGATCGGCGAGAACACCCAGGGCGTCTTCTCCGACGTCCTGGAGCGCAGCCTCCCCAACGGCTGGACCTTCGGTCTGCCCAACGAGGAGTTCCTGACCGCCGACGGGCGCACCTTCGACGGTCCGGGCATCCCCCCTGCACTCGCCGCCCCCGTCTTCACCGAGGCGGAACTCGCCGCCCGGCGGGACAGCGCCCTCACCCGCGCCCGGGAACTCCTGGCACGCGGGGCCCGGGTCGGCGGCCGGTAG
- a CDS encoding ABC transporter permease, with amino-acid sequence MSSGLARAALRGHRPAFAGTAVATLFAATVVGASTTMLAATGADRVPASARRAMAAHHVGDMAVVLLLGSVYLSVFVVASTMGTAVTQQHREFAMLRAIGARPWQIRRATAAQAVAASVPSALAGCVLGAVLARAWFGGMVGHGLVPPGVPFRFSWVALPVCLGVAVVTSAVAGLLAASRFAALRPARALDEAAAGRRELGLLRLPLGLAALAGGVLVSRLLAGQGADRASQGAFLVLLLFCVGTGLLGPRLVGPAAWLVSRLIGRFGSAAELAMRNVTSQSRRFSAAVVPLVLVVAFGTTKIALHTTAAHRTGSAGPAGAVWLDYVGTGLYAGFAAIAAGNTLAMITAERRRDLALLRLVGSRPRQVRAMAAWEAAVVAGTALVLGTAIALCTLAPMLRQAFGDPLPYVPGPTAAAIAGGTLLLALLATGLPVHLGLRRRATETLAAA; translated from the coding sequence ATGTCCAGCGGATTGGCGCGGGCCGCGCTGCGCGGCCACCGGCCCGCGTTCGCGGGGACGGCGGTGGCGACGCTGTTCGCCGCGACCGTGGTCGGGGCGTCGACGACGATGCTCGCCGCCACCGGCGCCGACCGCGTCCCCGCGTCCGCACGGCGCGCCATGGCGGCCCACCACGTAGGGGACATGGCGGTCGTCCTGCTCCTCGGCTCGGTCTATCTGTCGGTGTTCGTGGTCGCCTCGACGATGGGCACCGCCGTCACCCAGCAGCACCGCGAGTTCGCGATGCTGCGCGCGATCGGCGCCCGCCCCTGGCAGATCCGGCGGGCGACCGCCGCGCAGGCCGTGGCGGCCTCGGTCCCCTCGGCGCTGGCCGGGTGCGTACTGGGGGCGGTGCTGGCCCGCGCGTGGTTCGGGGGCATGGTCGGCCACGGCCTCGTACCGCCCGGAGTGCCGTTCCGCTTCAGCTGGGTCGCGCTGCCGGTGTGCCTGGGGGTGGCGGTGGTCACCTCGGCGGTGGCGGGGCTGCTGGCGGCGAGCCGGTTCGCGGCGCTGCGCCCGGCGCGGGCACTGGACGAGGCGGCGGCCGGCCGCCGGGAACTGGGGCTGCTGCGGCTGCCGCTGGGGCTGGCCGCGCTGGCCGGCGGGGTGCTCGTCTCCCGGCTGCTCGCCGGGCAGGGCGCCGACCGGGCGAGCCAGGGCGCGTTCCTGGTCCTGCTGCTCTTCTGCGTCGGGACCGGGCTGCTGGGACCGCGGCTGGTCGGCCCGGCCGCCTGGCTGGTGTCCCGGCTGATCGGCCGGTTCGGCAGCGCGGCCGAGCTGGCGATGCGGAACGTCACGTCCCAGTCGCGCCGGTTCTCCGCCGCCGTCGTACCGCTGGTGCTGGTGGTCGCGTTCGGCACCACCAAGATCGCGCTGCACACCACCGCCGCCCACCGGACCGGGTCCGCGGGCCCGGCCGGCGCGGTCTGGCTGGACTACGTCGGCACCGGCCTGTACGCGGGCTTCGCCGCCATCGCCGCCGGCAACACCCTGGCCATGATCACCGCCGAGCGGCGCCGCGATCTGGCGCTGCTGCGGCTGGTCGGCTCACGGCCCCGCCAGGTACGGGCGATGGCCGCCTGGGAAGCGGCCGTGGTCGCCGGCACCGCGCTGGTCCTCGGTACCGCGATCGCGCTGTGCACCCTCGCCCCGATGCTGCGGCAGGCGTTCGGCGACCCGCTGCCCTACGTCCCGGGGCCGACGGCCGCCGCGATCGCCGGCGGCACCCTGCTGCTCGCGCTGCTCGCCACCGGCCTGCCCGTCCACCTCGGCCTGCGCCGCCGCGCCACGGAGACCCTGGCCGCGGCCTGA